A part of Pectobacterium cacticida genomic DNA contains:
- a CDS encoding polysaccharide lyase encodes MKYLLPTTAVGLLLLSTQPVMAANTGGYATTDGGEISGAVKKTARSMQDIINIIEAAKVDSKGKKVKGGAYPLIITYNGNEDALIKAAEKNICGQWSKDARGVQIKEFTKGITIQGTNGSSANFGIWVINSSNVVVRNMRFGYMPGGAQDGDAIRIDNSPNVWIDHNEIFAKNFECEGTPDNDTTFEAAVDIKKGSTNVTVSYNYIHGVKKVGLSGASNSDTGRNLTYHHNIYRDVNSRLPLQRGGQVHAYNNLYDGITGSGFNVRQKGIALIESNWFQNAKNPVTARNDSSNFGTWELRNNNITKPADFAKYNITWGRPSSPHINADDWKSTGKFPAIPYKYTPVSAQCVKDKLANYAGVGKNLAVLTAASCK; translated from the coding sequence ATGAAATACCTATTGCCTACGACCGCCGTCGGATTGTTATTACTCTCAACGCAGCCAGTAATGGCTGCTAACACGGGTGGTTATGCTACTACGGATGGTGGTGAAATCTCCGGTGCCGTAAAAAAAACCGCGCGTTCAATGCAAGACATTATCAATATTATTGAAGCCGCAAAAGTGGATTCAAAAGGTAAAAAGGTTAAAGGTGGCGCATATCCACTCATTATTACCTATAACGGCAATGAGGATGCATTAATCAAAGCGGCCGAGAAGAATATCTGCGGTCAGTGGAGCAAGGATGCCCGCGGCGTACAAATTAAAGAATTTACCAAAGGGATAACGATTCAGGGCACTAATGGTTCGTCTGCCAATTTCGGTATCTGGGTCATCAATTCATCTAATGTTGTCGTACGTAATATGCGTTTTGGCTATATGCCAGGCGGCGCGCAAGACGGTGATGCGATTCGTATCGATAATTCACCGAACGTCTGGATTGACCATAATGAAATCTTCGCCAAGAATTTTGAGTGTGAAGGTACACCGGATAATGACACTACGTTTGAAGCAGCCGTTGATATCAAGAAAGGGTCGACTAACGTCACGGTGTCATATAACTATATTCATGGCGTGAAAAAGGTCGGGTTAAGCGGCGCAAGCAACTCAGACACGGGCCGTAATCTTACCTATCATCACAATATCTATCGCGATGTAAACTCACGTCTGCCGCTACAGCGTGGTGGCCAGGTTCACGCGTACAACAACTTGTATGATGGCATCACCGGTTCAGGCTTTAACGTCCGTCAGAAAGGGATCGCGCTGATCGAAAGCAACTGGTTCCAAAATGCGAAAAACCCGGTAACGGCACGCAACGACAGCTCCAACTTCGGCACCTGGGAATTGCGTAACAACAATATCACCAAACCGGCCGACTTCGCCAAATATAACATCACCTGGGGCCGTCCTTCCTCTCCTCACATTAATGCGGATGACTGGAAGAGCACCGGTAAATTCCCTGCAATCCCATATAAATACACGCCGGTTTCTGCACAATGCGTGAAAGATAAACTGGCTAACTATGCCGGTGTAGGTAAAAACCTGGCAGTATTGACCGCCGCCAGCTGCAAATAA
- a CDS encoding ABC transporter ATP-binding protein, with amino-acid sequence MIEINNLNLSFGYGSTANQVLYDVNLTVNDGDIFGLVGESGSGKTTVLKCLAGLFNHWEGTLSIDGQKLAHRIEPARCRQVQMVFQDPYGSLHPRHTVESILEEPLSIHRFDDRDNRIDSLLEKVGLGTHFRRRYPHQLSGGQRQRVAIARALILEPRVLLLDEPTSALDVSVQAEILNLLAELQQQEKLTYLMVTHDLGVISHLCHNVAVMQYGKILETLETDDLTRDVPKNAYTTMLVDASRQYSRDLAVRSERMG; translated from the coding sequence ATGATCGAAATCAATAACCTGAATCTCTCTTTTGGTTATGGCAGCACGGCGAATCAGGTGTTGTACGATGTGAACCTGACGGTTAACGATGGTGATATCTTTGGTTTGGTGGGGGAATCCGGTTCGGGTAAAACCACGGTGCTTAAGTGTCTGGCTGGGTTGTTTAATCATTGGGAAGGGACGTTATCGATTGACGGGCAGAAGCTGGCTCATCGTATCGAACCGGCCCGCTGTCGGCAGGTGCAGATGGTGTTTCAGGATCCCTATGGGTCGCTGCATCCGCGTCATACGGTGGAATCCATTCTGGAAGAACCGCTGTCGATCCACCGTTTTGACGATCGCGACAATCGTATTGATAGTCTGCTGGAAAAAGTAGGATTAGGAACACACTTTCGTCGTCGCTACCCACATCAGCTTTCGGGCGGCCAGCGGCAGCGCGTGGCGATAGCTCGTGCGCTCATTCTGGAACCGAGGGTACTGCTGCTGGATGAGCCGACATCGGCGCTGGATGTCTCGGTACAAGCGGAGATCCTTAATCTGCTCGCAGAATTGCAGCAGCAGGAAAAGCTAACCTATCTGATGGTGACGCATGATTTAGGCGTGATATCCCATCTGTGCCATAACGTCGCGGTGATGCAATACGGCAAGATACTGGAGACGTTGGAAACCGACGATCTGACCCGCGATGTGCCGAAAAACGCTTATACCACGATGCTAGTGGACGCCAGCCGCCAGTACAGCCGCGATCTGGCGGTGCGTTCGGAGCGCATGGGGTAA
- a CDS encoding aminodeoxychorismate synthase component II — MLLIIDNYDSFTYNLYQYFCELGAQVVVKRNDELTLREIEQLAPERLVISPGPCTPDEAGISLAAIRYFADKLPILGVCLGHQAMGQAFGARVVRARQVMHGKTSAITHSNIGVFTGLTRPLTVTRYHSLIIDDASLPDCFEITAWSEYEGKRDEIMGIRHRTLPLEGVQFHPESILSQQGHQLLDNFLKI; from the coding sequence ATGCTGCTAATTATCGATAACTATGATTCCTTTACCTACAACCTTTACCAGTACTTTTGTGAGCTTGGTGCACAGGTCGTGGTAAAGCGTAATGATGAATTGACGCTGCGTGAGATTGAACAGCTTGCGCCTGAGCGATTAGTCATTTCACCAGGCCCTTGTACGCCGGATGAGGCGGGGATTTCACTGGCCGCAATCCGGTATTTTGCTGATAAGTTGCCTATTTTGGGTGTGTGCCTTGGCCATCAGGCGATGGGTCAGGCGTTTGGCGCGCGCGTGGTGCGGGCGCGACAGGTGATGCATGGAAAAACTTCTGCGATTACGCACAGTAATATAGGCGTTTTTACGGGGCTAACTCGGCCCTTGACGGTGACTCGCTATCATTCACTCATTATTGACGATGCCTCACTACCCGATTGTTTTGAGATTACGGCCTGGAGTGAATATGAAGGAAAGCGGGACGAAATAATGGGGATTCGCCATCGTACATTACCGCTGGAAGGGGTGCAGTTTCATCCAGAAAGCATCCTCAGCCAACAAGGTCACCAACTTTTGGATAATTTCCTTAAGATTTAA
- the coaA gene encoding type I pantothenate kinase: protein MSKIATTPYLQFNRSQWAALRDSVPLTLTEEEIAKLKGINEDLSLDEVAEIYLPLSRLLNFYISSNLRRQAVLEQFLGTDGQKIPYIIGIAGSVAVGKSTTARVLQALLSRWPEHRSVELITTDGFLHPNKVLKERDLMKKKGFPQSYDMRSLVKFVSDIKSGTPRVTAPTYSHLTYDIVPGNNKVLEQPDILILEGLNVLQSGMDYPHDPHRVFVSDFVDFSIYVDAPETLLQTWYINRFLKFRMSAFSNPHSYFHNYAKLSEEEAIGIASQLWKEINGLNLKENILPTRERASLILTKSADHAVEYVRLRK from the coding sequence ATGAGCAAAATAGCCACGACGCCATATCTACAGTTCAACCGCAGTCAATGGGCCGCCTTGCGCGATTCTGTTCCATTAACGCTAACAGAAGAAGAAATCGCTAAGCTCAAAGGAATCAATGAAGACCTTTCGTTAGACGAAGTCGCAGAAATTTATCTGCCGCTATCCCGTCTACTCAATTTTTATATCAGCTCTAATTTGAGACGGCAGGCTGTGCTTGAGCAATTTCTAGGAACCGATGGTCAGAAAATCCCCTACATCATCGGTATTGCAGGCAGCGTGGCCGTGGGGAAAAGTACTACAGCTCGAGTACTTCAGGCGCTTTTAAGCCGCTGGCCGGAACATCGTAGCGTAGAACTGATAACAACTGATGGATTTCTCCATCCTAACAAGGTGTTAAAAGAACGTGATTTGATGAAGAAAAAAGGTTTCCCGCAATCATATGATATGCGTAGCCTGGTGAAATTTGTCTCTGATATCAAATCAGGGACGCCAAGGGTCACTGCGCCGACCTATTCTCATCTGACATATGATATCGTGCCTGGCAATAATAAGGTTTTAGAACAACCTGACATCCTAATATTAGAAGGTCTGAATGTTCTGCAGAGTGGAATGGACTATCCACACGATCCGCATCGGGTCTTCGTTTCCGATTTCGTTGATTTCTCAATCTATGTTGATGCACCTGAAACACTACTACAGACATGGTATATTAATCGTTTTCTGAAATTCAGAATGAGTGCATTCTCAAATCCACACTCATATTTCCATAATTACGCAAAATTGTCTGAAGAAGAGGCCATCGGTATCGCTTCTCAACTATGGAAAGAGATTAACGGGCTTAATCTAAAAGAAAATATTCTCCCCACAAGAGAAAGAGCTAGCCTTATTTTAACCAAAAGTGCTGACCATGCGGTTGAATATGTTAGGCTGAGAAAATAA
- a CDS encoding polysaccharide lyase translates to MKYLLPSATAGLLLLATQPALAAYTGGYATTDGGNVAGAVHKTARSMQDIIDIIAEARLDSKGKKVKGGAYPLVITYNGNEDALINAAEKDICSQWKKDARGVQIKEFTKGITIIGTNGSSANFGLWLIKSSDIVIRNMRFGYMPGGAQDGDAIRIDNTPNVWIDHNEIFAKNFECPGTKDGDTTFEAAVDIKKASTNVTVSYNYIHGIKKVGLSGFSSSDTGRDLTYHHNVYRDVNARLPLQRGGKVHAYNNLYTEVTSSGLNVRQKGIALIERNWFENAKNPVTSRYDGSNFGTWDLRNNNIMSPADFAKYNITWNKDSKPYVNAEDWKSTGTFPAVPYRYSPVSAQCVKDKLENYAGVNKNLAELTAADCNA, encoded by the coding sequence ATGAAATATCTACTACCTTCTGCAACCGCTGGGTTGTTATTACTTGCGACGCAACCAGCTCTGGCAGCATACACAGGCGGTTATGCGACTACGGATGGAGGTAATGTCGCCGGTGCCGTACATAAAACAGCACGATCTATGCAAGATATCATTGATATCATTGCGGAAGCGAGGCTGGATTCCAAAGGTAAGAAAGTTAAAGGCGGGGCTTACCCGCTCGTGATTACCTATAACGGTAATGAAGATGCGCTGATTAACGCCGCAGAGAAAGATATTTGTAGCCAGTGGAAGAAAGATGCCCGTGGTGTACAAATTAAAGAATTTACCAAAGGGATTACCATCATCGGCACCAATGGTTCATCCGCCAATTTTGGCCTTTGGCTGATAAAATCCTCCGATATCGTCATTCGTAACATGCGTTTTGGTTACATGCCTGGCGGCGCACAAGATGGCGACGCGATTCGTATCGATAATACGCCAAACGTCTGGATCGACCACAACGAGATCTTTGCTAAAAATTTCGAATGTCCAGGTACTAAAGACGGTGATACTACATTTGAAGCCGCCGTTGACATCAAGAAAGCCTCTACCAATGTCACGGTGTCATATAACTACATTCACGGTATCAAGAAAGTAGGGTTAAGCGGATTCAGTAGCAGCGATACCGGACGCGACCTAACTTACCACCACAATGTCTATCGCGATGTTAACGCCCGCCTTCCGCTGCAACGAGGGGGTAAAGTCCATGCCTACAACAACTTGTATACTGAGGTCACCAGTTCTGGTTTGAACGTGCGTCAGAAGGGGATCGCGCTTATCGAACGCAACTGGTTCGAAAATGCGAAAAACCCGGTCACCTCGCGTTACGACGGCTCCAACTTCGGCACTTGGGATCTCCGGAATAACAATATTATGAGCCCGGCTGATTTCGCTAAATACAACATTACTTGGAATAAGGATTCCAAGCCTTATGTGAACGCCGAAGATTGGAAAAGCACCGGCACGTTCCCGGCTGTCCCGTACCGCTACTCTCCCGTTTCGGCACAGTGCGTGAAGGACAAATTGGAGAACTACGCGGGCGTGAATAAAAATCTTGCGGAGCTGACAGCAGCAGATTGTAACGCGTAG
- a CDS encoding ABC transporter ATP-binding protein gives MTSSIPELNKSSRRAADRSPLMEVENLRVSFVNGGAVTDAVRGVSFRLGCEKLAIVGESGSGKSTVGRALLQLHPHSARVTADTLRFGDIDLLKADEARMRQIRGKRISMIMQDPKYSLNPVVCVGDQIAEAYLAHHKVSHREAKEKVMAMLEVVRIRQPERVYHLYPHEISGGQGQRIMIAMMLITEPEIVIADEPTSALDVSVRLQVLAMLDDLVSERGLGLIFISHDINLVRSFCDRVLVMYAGRVVESIAAADLDNAQHPYTRGLLNSLPDIDNRRPRLPVMHRDPAWING, from the coding sequence GTGACATCCTCGATCCCAGAACTGAATAAATCTTCTCGACGTGCAGCGGACCGTTCTCCGCTGATGGAAGTGGAGAACCTGCGCGTGAGCTTCGTGAACGGTGGCGCGGTGACCGATGCCGTGCGCGGCGTATCTTTTCGGCTTGGTTGTGAAAAGCTGGCCATTGTCGGTGAATCCGGTTCCGGCAAGTCGACGGTGGGGCGTGCATTGCTGCAACTGCATCCGCATAGCGCAAGAGTGACCGCCGACACGCTACGTTTCGGCGATATCGATCTGCTGAAGGCGGATGAGGCACGGATGCGCCAGATTCGCGGCAAACGGATTTCCATGATTATGCAGGACCCAAAATATTCGCTAAACCCGGTAGTTTGCGTCGGCGACCAGATTGCTGAAGCGTATCTGGCGCACCATAAGGTGTCGCATCGTGAAGCAAAGGAAAAGGTCATGGCGATGCTGGAGGTCGTGCGTATTCGTCAGCCGGAGCGCGTCTATCATTTATATCCTCATGAAATATCAGGCGGACAAGGGCAGCGTATCATGATCGCGATGATGCTGATCACTGAACCCGAAATTGTCATTGCCGATGAACCGACCTCGGCGCTGGATGTGTCCGTGCGTTTACAGGTGCTGGCAATGCTGGACGATCTGGTGAGCGAGCGCGGTTTGGGGCTGATTTTTATCAGTCATGACATCAATCTGGTACGCAGCTTTTGCGATCGCGTGCTGGTGATGTATGCCGGACGCGTGGTGGAGTCCATTGCCGCCGCCGATCTGGACAACGCGCAGCACCCGTATACGCGGGGTTTACTGAATTCGCTGCCGGATATCGACAATCGACGGCCACGCCTGCCGGTCATGCATCGCGATCCGGCCTGGATCAATGGGTAA
- the argD gene encoding bifunctional acetylornithine/succinyldiaminopimelate transaminase codes for MAAEQKAVTRDTHDKVILPVYAPAKFVPVKGKGSRVWDQDGREYIDFSGGIAVTALGHCHPALVRALQQQGETLWHTSNIFTNEPALRLASKLINATFADRVFFVNSGAEANEAAFKLARHYAVKRHSPYKTKIIAFYNAFHGRTLFTVSVGGQPKYADGFGPKPADIVHVPFNDLAAVKAVMDDHTCAVVLEPVQGEGGITPATPEFLQGVRDLCDRFNALLVFDEVQCGMGRTGKLFSYMHYGITPDILTTAKALGGGFPISAMLTTEEIASVMTVGVHGTTYGGNPLACAVAEAALDIINTPEVLSGVAERHEHFVSELEKINQQYNVFEQVRGMGLLLGAELKAQWHGRAGEFLSAAAAEGLMVLMAGPNVIRFVPSLIIDAEDIRLGMEKFARAVAQVVNAKN; via the coding sequence ATGGCAGCAGAGCAGAAAGCAGTAACACGGGATACTCACGATAAGGTGATTTTGCCGGTTTATGCCCCCGCAAAGTTTGTTCCTGTAAAAGGCAAAGGGAGCCGCGTCTGGGATCAGGACGGCCGAGAGTATATCGATTTTTCCGGCGGTATCGCGGTAACGGCGCTGGGCCACTGCCATCCTGCTCTGGTTCGCGCCTTGCAGCAACAGGGAGAAACGTTGTGGCATACCAGCAATATTTTTACTAATGAGCCTGCGCTGCGCCTCGCCAGTAAACTCATTAATGCCACGTTCGCCGATCGCGTGTTCTTTGTTAACTCTGGTGCGGAGGCTAATGAAGCCGCGTTTAAGCTGGCGCGTCACTATGCGGTTAAACGCCATAGTCCTTATAAAACCAAGATCATCGCCTTCTACAACGCGTTCCATGGCCGAACGTTATTTACCGTTTCCGTTGGCGGGCAGCCCAAATATGCTGATGGCTTCGGGCCTAAACCCGCGGATATCGTTCATGTTCCTTTTAACGATCTGGCGGCGGTAAAAGCGGTCATGGACGATCATACCTGTGCAGTTGTGTTGGAGCCGGTTCAGGGTGAGGGGGGGATCACACCTGCTACGCCTGAGTTCTTGCAAGGCGTTCGCGATCTGTGCGATCGGTTCAACGCGCTGCTGGTATTCGATGAAGTACAGTGCGGGATGGGGCGTACGGGTAAGTTATTCAGCTATATGCATTACGGTATCACGCCGGATATTCTCACTACGGCTAAAGCGCTGGGCGGTGGTTTTCCGATTAGCGCGATGCTGACGACGGAAGAGATCGCCTCTGTGATGACGGTTGGGGTTCATGGCACCACTTATGGTGGCAATCCACTGGCCTGTGCTGTAGCAGAAGCTGCGCTGGACATTATCAACACACCGGAAGTGCTGTCAGGCGTGGCTGAGCGTCACGAACACTTTGTGAGTGAGCTTGAGAAGATTAACCAACAGTACAATGTCTTTGAGCAAGTTCGCGGTATGGGGTTATTGCTGGGGGCCGAGTTAAAAGCGCAATGGCATGGTCGGGCAGGTGAGTTTTTGTCCGCGGCAGCGGCTGAAGGGCTTATGGTGTTGATGGCTGGGCCAAACGTGATTCGCTTTGTGCCATCGCTAATCATTGATGCAGAGGATATCAGATTGGGAATGGAAAAATTCGCCAGGGCAGTCGCGCAGGTTGTTAACGCCAAAAACTGA
- the ppiA gene encoding peptidylprolyl isomerase A, translated as MLKRALVAAAALISLTAFSPAFAASSATTHVLLTTTAGNIELSLDNQKAPVSVKNFVEYVNSGFYNGTTFHRVIPGFMVQGGGFTAEMSQKATNAPIKNEADNGLRNQRGTIAMARTSDKDSATSQFFINVADNAFLDHGQRDFGYAVFGKVVKGMDVVDKISHVPTKNFGPYQNVPTTPIVIQSAKVLP; from the coding sequence ATGTTAAAACGTGCTCTGGTTGCTGCGGCAGCCTTGATTTCACTGACGGCATTTTCCCCCGCCTTTGCCGCTTCCAGCGCTACAACCCATGTGCTGTTGACGACGACCGCGGGCAATATCGAACTCTCTTTAGATAATCAAAAAGCGCCGGTGTCGGTAAAAAATTTCGTTGAGTACGTTAACAGCGGTTTTTATAACGGGACGACCTTTCATCGGGTCATTCCTGGATTCATGGTGCAGGGTGGCGGATTCACCGCCGAGATGAGCCAAAAAGCAACCAATGCGCCGATTAAGAATGAGGCCGATAACGGTCTGCGTAATCAGCGCGGTACGATCGCTATGGCGAGAACCTCAGACAAAGACAGTGCGACCAGCCAGTTCTTTATCAACGTGGCGGACAATGCGTTCCTCGATCACGGTCAGCGGGATTTTGGCTATGCCGTATTTGGTAAAGTGGTAAAAGGCATGGACGTCGTGGATAAGATATCCCATGTGCCAACGAAAAATTTCGGGCCTTACCAGAATGTGCCGACTACACCTATCGTGATTCAATCTGCCAAAGTGCTGCCCTGA
- a CDS encoding ABC transporter permease: MRTPPEKRVSRLRLRIARVGGFIVTMLRNPLTAIGSAIVLMLMLIALFAPWIATHDPLVQDLSNALQAPSATHYFGTDEFGRDVFSRLVYGSRITLYIVALVSVTVGPIGLALGVVAGYYGGIVDTILMRITDIFISFPSLVLALAFVAALGPGLEHVVIAITLTAWPPIARLARAETLSLRHADFVSAVKLQGASSIRIMLHHIVPLCLPSVIIRITMNMAGIILTAAGLGFLGLGAQPPDPEWGAMISAGRRYMMECWWLVTIPGLAILINSLAFNFLGDGLRDILDPRTE, from the coding sequence ATGCGGACACCGCCGGAAAAACGGGTGAGCCGTCTGCGGTTGCGCATTGCGCGCGTGGGCGGATTTATTGTAACGATGCTGCGTAACCCGCTGACGGCGATTGGTTCAGCTATCGTGCTAATGTTGATGTTGATTGCTCTCTTTGCGCCGTGGATAGCCACGCACGATCCGCTGGTACAGGATTTGAGTAATGCGTTACAGGCACCGAGCGCGACGCACTATTTTGGCACCGACGAGTTCGGGCGCGATGTGTTTAGCCGCTTGGTTTATGGCTCGCGTATCACGCTATACATCGTTGCGCTGGTGTCGGTCACCGTGGGGCCTATCGGACTGGCACTGGGCGTGGTAGCGGGGTACTACGGCGGCATCGTCGATACTATTCTGATGCGTATTACCGACATTTTCATCTCCTTCCCTAGCCTGGTACTGGCGCTGGCGTTCGTCGCAGCGCTTGGCCCCGGTTTGGAACATGTGGTGATCGCGATTACCTTGACGGCCTGGCCGCCGATTGCCCGTCTGGCACGGGCGGAGACGCTATCGTTGCGTCACGCGGATTTTGTTTCCGCCGTGAAGTTACAAGGCGCGTCGTCGATCCGCATCATGCTGCATCATATTGTGCCGCTGTGCCTGCCATCGGTGATTATCCGTATCACTATGAATATGGCGGGCATCATTCTGACGGCGGCAGGCCTGGGATTCCTTGGGCTGGGCGCACAGCCGCCCGATCCCGAGTGGGGCGCGATGATCTCTGCGGGTCGTCGTTACATGATGGAATGCTGGTGGTTAGTAACTATTCCGGGGCTGGCGATTTTGATTAACAGCCTGGCGTTCAACTTCCTTGGAGACGGCCTACGTGACATCCTCGATCCCAGAACTGAATAA
- the birA gene encoding bifunctional biotin--[acetyl-CoA-carboxylase] ligase/biotin operon repressor BirA — MRDISVPLKLINILSDGEFYSGELLGEMMGMSRAAINKHIQTIRDWGIDVFTVTGKGYALPAPMQLLDESAILEHLPEGGVTVLPIVDSTNQYLLDRLDTLSSGHACLAEYQQSGRGRRGRQWFSPFGANLYLSLYWRLEQGPAAAVGVSLVIGIVMAEVLHQLGADGVRVKWPNDLYLKDRKLAGILVELTGKTGDAANLVIGAGINLRMRDPAPDTISQGWINLQEAGININRNTLASTLISELRSALAVFELHGLTPFVSRWKALDNYYNRTVRLIIGNREIYGIDRGIDHQGALLLEKDGKITSYIGGEISLRGE, encoded by the coding sequence ATGAGGGATATTTCGGTTCCGCTTAAACTCATTAATATCCTCTCTGACGGTGAATTTTATTCCGGTGAGTTACTGGGTGAAATGATGGGGATGAGTCGGGCCGCCATTAATAAACATATTCAGACGATACGTGATTGGGGCATCGACGTTTTTACTGTAACAGGGAAGGGATATGCTTTACCTGCACCGATGCAGTTATTAGATGAAAGCGCAATTCTTGAGCACCTTCCGGAAGGGGGGGTCACGGTGTTACCGATCGTAGATTCTACGAATCAGTACCTTTTAGACCGTCTTGATACCTTATCCTCCGGTCATGCATGCCTTGCTGAATATCAGCAATCTGGACGTGGCCGCCGTGGTCGACAATGGTTTTCCCCCTTTGGCGCCAATCTTTATTTATCCTTATATTGGCGCCTGGAACAGGGGCCCGCCGCGGCTGTAGGTGTAAGTTTGGTCATTGGCATTGTTATGGCGGAAGTTTTACATCAACTAGGTGCTGATGGTGTGCGAGTAAAATGGCCCAATGACTTATACCTGAAGGATAGAAAACTCGCGGGTATTCTTGTGGAACTTACCGGAAAGACGGGCGATGCCGCGAACTTGGTCATTGGCGCGGGGATTAATTTACGGATGCGGGATCCGGCGCCAGATACAATTAGTCAAGGTTGGATAAACTTGCAAGAGGCGGGGATTAATATTAATCGTAATACGCTCGCTTCGACGCTTATTAGTGAATTGAGATCTGCATTGGCCGTTTTTGAATTACATGGTCTTACGCCTTTTGTTTCAAGATGGAAAGCATTAGATAATTATTATAACCGCACTGTCCGTTTGATTATCGGCAATCGTGAAATATATGGAATTGATCGAGGGATCGACCATCAGGGTGCCTTGTTATTAGAGAAAGATGGAAAAATCACGTCCTATATTGGTGGGGAGATCTCTCTACGTGGAGAATAA
- the murB gene encoding UDP-N-acetylmuramate dehydrogenase — MASSVISLRSHNSFALPVTASCLRIAANQEQLIEGWRAANASQEPVLILGEGSNVLFLEDFSGMILLNQLKGISVSEKHDGWHLHVGAGENWHHLVEYTLKKGIAGLENLALIPGCVGSAPIQNIGAYGNEFQHVCDYVDLLDLTTGNVIRFSAEECQFGYRESIFKHQYRTGFVIIAVGLFLTKVWRPILSYGELAKLDPITVTPRQIFDAVCHLRRSKLPDPAVIGNAGSFFKNPIITMLHAEQILREYPNAPHYIQADDSVKLAAGWLIDQCKLKGFQLGGAGVHEKQALVLINKNNAKSSDIVELARYVRDRVAKKFNLYLEPEVRFIAAHGEVNASEILS; from the coding sequence ATGGCGTCGAGCGTTATTTCATTAAGATCACACAACTCTTTCGCATTACCTGTTACTGCATCTTGTCTCCGTATTGCGGCAAATCAGGAGCAATTGATTGAAGGGTGGCGCGCTGCGAATGCCTCGCAAGAACCGGTCTTAATACTAGGCGAAGGGAGCAATGTCCTTTTCCTGGAAGATTTTTCCGGCATGATTTTGCTGAACCAACTCAAGGGTATCAGCGTTAGTGAAAAACACGACGGCTGGCATCTGCATGTCGGCGCGGGTGAAAATTGGCATCACTTAGTGGAGTATACGCTCAAGAAGGGTATCGCTGGATTAGAAAATCTGGCGTTAATTCCTGGCTGTGTAGGCTCAGCGCCGATACAGAATATCGGTGCCTACGGTAACGAATTTCAACACGTTTGTGATTATGTCGATTTATTGGATCTGACTACAGGTAACGTCATCCGTTTTAGCGCTGAAGAATGTCAGTTCGGGTACCGAGAAAGCATATTTAAACATCAATATCGCACTGGTTTCGTGATTATTGCTGTCGGGTTATTTTTAACTAAAGTATGGCGTCCGATACTAAGCTATGGCGAATTAGCCAAATTGGATCCTATCACCGTCACACCTCGGCAGATTTTTGATGCTGTTTGTCATCTGCGCCGAAGCAAACTTCCCGATCCTGCCGTAATCGGCAACGCGGGGAGTTTCTTCAAAAATCCAATTATTACTATGTTGCACGCCGAACAGATTTTACGGGAATATCCCAATGCGCCTCATTATATACAGGCGGATGACAGCGTTAAATTGGCAGCAGGGTGGCTGATAGACCAATGCAAACTTAAAGGGTTTCAACTGGGTGGCGCCGGCGTCCATGAAAAACAGGCATTGGTATTGATAAATAAGAATAATGCCAAAAGTTCAGATATTGTCGAATTAGCGCGTTATGTCCGTGATCGGGTGGCAAAAAAATTCAATCTCTATTTGGAGCCTGAAGTCCGTTTTATTGCAGCTCACGGAGAAGTTAATGCTAGCGAGATTTTATCATGA